The genomic DNA GCTTTTTCGCAAATTTCGGCATCAAGATTGCGTTCACGCGCATCGGCATTACGGTGGCGCTGGTGTTTATCGGCATCCCGTTCGTGGTACGCGCGGTGCAGCCGGTGCTCGAAAAACTGGATCCCGCCTACGAAGAGGCCGCGGGTGTGCTGGGCGCAAGTCGCACGCGGATTTTCTGGAAGGTAATAGTGCCGGAACTGATTCCCGCCATCTTTACGGGGTTCGGGCTCGCTTTCGGGCGCTGCCTCGGCGAATATGGTAGCGTCGTGTTTATCGCTGGCAACATGCCCTTCGAAACCGAAATCGCACCGCTCATCATTATGTCGGAACTCCAGGAATACGACTATTCCAGCGCGACGACAATCGCCCTCGTGATGCTGGTGGCGTCGTTCATCACGCTGTTCCTGGTGAACGTGGTGCAGAACAGGAACGCCAAGATTCTCAAAGGAGGTAGCTAATGAGTGCAGTTACGCAGAGCGGGCTACATCGCGATACGAAAGGCTCAAAACTTGTCAGGTATTCACTGATCGGCATTAGTCTACTTTTCGTCTTCTTGATGCTTATTCTCCCGCTGATTACGGTGATTACCGAAGCGTTCAAGCAGGGCTTTGCGGTGTACAGCAAGGCGGTTGCCGACGATTACACCATCAAGGCGATACTCCTTACGCTAGAGGCCTCGTTCTTCGCGGTCGCCATCAACACGATTTTTGGTTTGTGTGCCGCCTGGAGCCTCACGAAGTTCAAGTTCAAGGGGAAAAAGATTCTCGCGACGCTCATTGACTTGCCGGTGACGGTTTCGCCGATTATCGCGGGCCTGATTTTCTTGCTCACGTTTGGCCGTCAGAGCCCGATTTTCCCGCTGTTGCAGGATGCCGATATCAAGATTGTCTTTGCGGTGCCGGGAATTGTGCTTGCGACGATTTTCGTGACGTTCCCGTTCATTTCGCGTGAATTGATTCCGGTGCTGGAATCGCAGGGAACCGACGAGGAGGAGGCCGCGGCGCTGATGGGTGCGAAGGGTTTTACGATTTTTAGGCGCATCACCTTCCCGCATATCAAGTGGGCGTTCCTTTACGGCGTCGTGCTCTGCGCGGCCCGTGCCATGGGCGAATTCGGTGCGGTGTCTGTCATTTCGGGCCACTTGCGCGGAAAGACCAACACGCTCCCGCTCCATGTGGAAATCCTTTTTAACGAGTTCCAGTACGTGCCTGCGTTTGCGGTGGCGTCGATACTGGTGATGCTTGCCATTCTCATTCTAGTTGCAAGAAGCGTCATTGAACATAAGGGAAGAAAGAAATAGCCTTGAAAATTAGATCCCCGCCTGCGCGGGGATGACGATTGTGAAATAGGAGATTTTATGTACGTCGAACTCAAACATATCAACAAGCATTTCGGAAATTTCAAGGCCTCGGACGATGTGACTG from Fibrobacter sp. UWR3 includes the following:
- the cysT gene encoding sulfate ABC transporter permease subunit CysT, which gives rise to MKRKSVVIPGFGLTTGVTLAILSVVVLIPLASLVVFSAQMSASEIIDVITRPRVLSSFKVSFLTAFVASLINAVMGVILAWVLVRYTFPLKRIVDGTIELPFALPTAVAGIALTALTADTGLIGGFFANFGIKIAFTRIGITVALVFIGIPFVVRAVQPVLEKLDPAYEEAAGVLGASRTRIFWKVIVPELIPAIFTGFGLAFGRCLGEYGSVVFIAGNMPFETEIAPLIIMSELQEYDYSSATTIALVMLVASFITLFLVNVVQNRNAKILKGGS
- the cysW gene encoding sulfate ABC transporter permease subunit CysW, coding for MSAVTQSGLHRDTKGSKLVRYSLIGISLLFVFLMLILPLITVITEAFKQGFAVYSKAVADDYTIKAILLTLEASFFAVAINTIFGLCAAWSLTKFKFKGKKILATLIDLPVTVSPIIAGLIFLLTFGRQSPIFPLLQDADIKIVFAVPGIVLATIFVTFPFISRELIPVLESQGTDEEEAAALMGAKGFTIFRRITFPHIKWAFLYGVVLCAARAMGEFGAVSVISGHLRGKTNTLPLHVEILFNEFQYVPAFAVASILVMLAILILVARSVIEHKGRKK